A genome region from Salvia splendens isolate huo1 chromosome 19, SspV2, whole genome shotgun sequence includes the following:
- the LOC121780292 gene encoding uncharacterized protein LOC121780292: MTSWPGFEYSKKNVSFEEIQQSVLYGFELCFGSGCSEQVIMWSKKPKKLLYLLGPRTRFLLILLAILVFIIAGVSLPVTIIIGIIGLLVLFIFTSSWVGIQNYFYHQGFLSANYIVFIVCFTGALNTLVIIIIGSGVVLLILYNIIHTVVGNRYMAPLATQFVFSGVLIRT, translated from the exons ATGACATCGTGGCCAGGATTCGAGTATTCGAAGAAAAATGTCTCATTTGAAGAAATCCAGCAATCTGTCTTGTATGGATTTGAACTCTGCTTCGGTTCTGGGTGCAGTGAACAAGTCATAATGTGGAGTAAGAAACCAA AGAAACTCTTATACTTATTAGGACCACGTACAC GATTTCTCCTAATTCTTCTGGCCATTCTAG TCTTCATAATTGCAGGGGTAAGCCTTCCTGTTACGATCATAATCGGAATTATTGGTCTGTTAGTATTATTCATATTCACTTCCTCCTGGGTAGGGATACAAAACT ACTTCTACCATCAAGGTTTTTTATCAGCCAATTACATTGTATTCATTG TTTGTTTTACTGGAGCCCTAAATACCCTTGTGATTATCATCATCGGATCTGGAGTTGTATTGCTAATCCTCTATAATATCATCCACACCG TTGTTGGGAACAGATATATGGCGCCCTTGGCAACTCAATTCGTGTTCTCAG GTGTTCTTATTCGGACATAA
- the LOC121780291 gene encoding uncharacterized protein LOC121780291, producing the protein METALIETSPCGYVRPRIIDILDDLQKIKKHNWCRYLLDNLLRTRELWKKNKSKVFSGLVVFLVAFYVDRVVHRRRCVPLAIHRIKDWTSERLKEREEEEMEEDDFGLGRVTSQLDKNELGGAEMTTGVVHPPATEDVIEERYASDELVYMRGVWGATKHIGDGFKMLAKELNQAPPEIRNKDNFRITCDTLRRAFRLDEKDFDPLQSMMQSQSAHYTAVEDWSESLKSLLDAADEMDIPENKDEYPSFSLGFDSSQDDDAYHRDSERQQETDNTTNVEEGDVSECELREPSDLFLVRMKLYPRTRTERTLLIWEVTVWILLLVLTLEKRWESKSLWLLRK; encoded by the exons ATGGAAACTGCTCTTATTGAGACCTCCCCTTGTGGCTATGTCAGACCCCGAATTATTGACATTCTCGATGATTTACAGAAGATAAAGAAGCACAATTGGTGTAGGTACTTGCTAGACAATCTGTTACGAACGCGTGAGTTGTGGAAGAAAAACAAGTCCAAAGTTTTCAGCGGGCTAGTAGTTTTCCTAGTG GCCTTCTACGTCGATCGAGTAGTGCATCGCAGGAGATGTGTGCCACTTGCCATTCATAGGATAAAGGACTGGACGTCCGAACGGTTGaaggagagagaggaagaggaaatgGAAGAAGATGATTTCGGTCTTGGACGAGTGACTTCACAATTGGATAAGAATGAACTGGGTGGTGCGGAAATGACAACAGGAGTGGTGCATCCACCGGCTACTGAAGATGTTATTGAAGAGAGATATGCTTCGGATGAATTGGTGTATATGAGGGGTGTTTGGGGGGCAACCAAACACATAGGTGACGGTTTCAAGATGCTGGCAAAGGAATTGAACCAAGCTCCTCCAGAAATCAGGAATAAGGACAACTTTAGAATAACGTGTGACACTCTCAGGAGGGCGTTTAGACTGGACGAAAAAGACTTTGACCCTTTGCAGTCAATGATGCAGTCGCAGTCTGCCCACTATACTGCAGTGGAAGACTGGTCAGAGTCCTTGAAATCTTTGTTGGACGCGGCTGATGAAATGGATATACCAGAAAACAAAGACGAATACCCAAGCTTCAGCCTTGGGTTTGATTCCAGCCAG GATGATGATGCTTATCACCGTGATTCAGAACGTCAACAGGAGACAGACAATACAACCAATGTTGAAGAG GGTGATGTGTCGGAGTGCGAGCTAAGGGAGCCATCAGACCTTTTTTTAGTGAGGATGAAGTTGTATCCTAGGACGAGGACAGAGAGAACATTGCTTATTTGGGAGGTGACGGTCTGGATTTTATTACTGGTACTGACATTGGAAAAGAGGTGGGAGTCAAAGAGCCTGTGGCTATTGCGCAAGTAG
- the LOC121779040 gene encoding uncharacterized protein LOC121779040: MGQPAVVQQPTLPAFVQPLQEKKNPTSAALNLQGSVTTLQGQSPAENVPRAHEVTINIGKSRARIVTSGIQSSRSPETGTVTRGAEMEKKMADLMDQKLSERDQVIQEQEIQILELRQAIAAINLQNQKNNAAMDNGEGSSEGKSDWGRSTRYEFPKFDGEGFEGWMMRAEYFFQVARVPEAEKVKVAAIHMEGKALQWHRGFLTLHGDEASVDWRYYISCVAARFGAHAFEDPLADLRNLKQKGTLHSYMDTFDELYPRVGIREDQALSFFLSGLIDELQMPVRMFRPKSLAEAYSLAKLQDLTVKALGLKPKGMQSNAYPNSSYYSNSKSMAVTSTSKPVVNTNTWNGGIKEPNRLGGVRASTNLSPKELDEKRAKKECFWCTEKFTPNHQCSKRKSYVIQLIELEGVASCEEHEINEDDTETEEQLDLQLSLHAVWGKDGPQVMRIRGVCHKKILKILIDTGSTHNFLSTKVAKKIKCQLTTVNSKAVEVANGQLLQCNQKCDKLEWEMQGSRFHAEVYLIPLETYDLILGGEWLSTLGEITWNFNKLSMQFEVCGNKVKLQGELWSPKYDQLHCLHVFNQTEVDEEERKLSQMIPSIDGDIRCCYGVSTEEIWPSLSSILMENEKIFMEPVTLPPQREQDHKIVLKEGSDAVNIRPYKYAAKQKDVIETMIAEMLNSGVIRHSGSSFASPIVLVKKKDSSWRMCVDYRALNAITVKDKYPIPVIEELLDELGGAKWFSKIDLRSGYWQVRMRPEDIHKTAFKTHSGHYEFVVMPFGLTNAPATFQNLMNTVFRDYLRKFILVFFDDILIYSRSMEDHELHLKIVMALMNEHKLLAKRSKCTFGCTKVEYLGHVISAEGVSTDEGKIEAVKNWPKPKSIKHVRGFLGLTGYYRRFVYGYGVIARPLIDLTKDTTFRWTEKAQEAFEKLKTAMERHPIAFISRALSPRHQVLSVYEKELLAILMAVKKWYHYLQCKKFIILTDHQSLKYLIEQKLTTPTQQAWMTKLMQFDYEIRYKKGSENTAADALSRVPEAMIFALTSFMIPLELIAKIKESWESDPQIQLILQEKQQDSASHPKFSFVNGELRRKGKLVIGNDLLLKAQILSLFHESAMAGHSGVLGTYKRISALCYWPKMRKDI; encoded by the exons ATGGGGCAGCCTGCAGTGGTGCAGCAACCTACACTCCCAGCCTTTGTCCAGCCGCTACAAGAAAAGAAGAACCCCACATCTGCAGCACTCAATCTGCAGGGTTCAGTAACCACTTTGCAGGGGCAATCACCTGCAGAAAATGTACCAAGAGCTCA TGAAGTTACGATCAACATTGGGAAGTCACGAGCTCGGATCGTAACAAGTGGTATTCAGAGCAGTCGATCTCCGGAAACTGGAACGGTGACGCGAGGCGctgaaatggagaagaaaatggCGGATTTGATGGATCAGAAGTTAAGTGAGCGTGATCAAGTCATACAAGAGCAGGAAATCCAAATTTTGGAATTGAGGCAAGCAATTGCTGCGATTAATTTGCAGAATCAGAAAAACAACGCAGCAATGGATAATGGTGAAGGAAGTAGCGAAGGAAAATCAGATTGGGGAAGATCTACTCGATATGAGTTTCCTAAATTTGATGGTGAAGGATTTGAAGGTTGGATGATGAGAgctgaatatttttttcaagtAGCAAGGGTACCGGAGGCGGAGAAAGTGAAAGTAGCAGCAATTCATATGGAAGGAAAAGCTCTCCAATGGCATAGAGGATTTTTGACTCTACATGGAGATGAGGCGTCTGTTGATTGGAGATATTACATCTCGTGCGTAGCAGCTCGCTTTGGAGCTCATGCCTTTGAGGATCCGCTTGCAGATCTGAGGAATCTCAAACAAAAAGGTACGCTACACTCATACATGGATACTTTTGATGAGCTATATCCTAGAGTTGGTATTAGAGAGGATCAAGCACTTAGTTTCTTCTTATCTGGACTCATTGATGAACTGCAAATGCCAGTAAGGATGTTTAGACCTAAGAGTTTGGCTGAAGCTTACTCACTAGCTAAATTGCAAGACTTAACGGTGAAGGCTCTGGGACTTAAACCTAAAGGAATGCAGAGTAATGCTTATCCTAATAGCAGCTATTATTCGAATAGTAAATCTATGGCAGTAACATCTACTAGTAAACCTGTAGTGAATACTAATACTTGGAATGGGGGAATTAAGGAACCTAATCGCCTAGGAGGTGTGCGAGCTAGTACAAATCTATCACCTAAAGAATTAGATGAAAAGAGAGCTAAGAAGGAGTGTTTTTGGTGCACTGAGAAATTCACTCCAAATCATCAATGCTCTAAAAGAAAGTCTTATGTTATACAATTAATAGAGCTTGAGGGAGTAGCAAGCTGTGAGGAGCACGAAATTAATGAGGATGACACAGAAACAGAAGAGCAGCTTGACCTCCAACTGTCTTTACATGCGGTTTGGGGAAAAGATGGACCTCAGGTGATGAGGATTCGAGGTGTTTGTCATAAGAAAATCTTGAAAATACTGATTGACACAGGGAGCACTCATAATTTTTTGAGTACTAAAGTGGCTAAAAAGATTAAATGTCAGCTTACTACTGTTAATTCCAAGGCTGTGGAGGTGGCTAATGGCCAACTATTGCAGTGTAATCAGAAATGTGATAAGCTAGAATGGGAAATGCAAGGGTCTCGATTCCATGCAGAGGTTTATTTGATTCCTCTGGAGACTTATGATTTAATTTTGGGTGGAGAATGGTTATCTACATTGGGTGAGATCACATGGAACTTTAATAAATTGAGTATGCAGTTTGAAGTCTGTGGAAATAAAGTGAAATTGCAAGGTGAATTATGGTCACCAAAATATGATCAGCTCCATTGTTTACATGTCTTTAACCAAACTGAGGTGgatgaagaagagagaaagCTCAGTCAGATGATACCTTCCATAGATGGTGATATTAGATGCTGTTATGGAGTAAGTACAGAGGAAATTTGGCCAAGTCTCAGCTCCATACTGATGGAAAATGAGAAAATCTTTATGGAACCAGTGACTTTACCACCTCAACGAGAACAAGATCACAAGATTGTTCTAAAAGAGGGCTCTGATGCAGTCAACATAAGACCCTATAAGTATGCTGCTAAACAGAAAGATGTGATTGAGACAATGATTGCTGAAATGCTTAACTCAGGGGTTATAAGGCATAGTGGGAGCTCTTTTGCTAGTCCTATTGTCTTGGTTAAGAAGAAAGATTCCTCATGGAGAATGTGTGTTGATTACAGAGCTTTAAATGCTATTACAGTCAAAGACAAGTATCCAATACCGGTTATAGAGGAGCTTTTGGATGAGTTGGGTGGTGCTAAATGGTTTTCTAAGATTGATTTGAGATCTGGGTACTGGCAAGTTCGAATGAGACCAGAGGATATTCATAAAACAGCTTTCAAAACACATTCGGGTCACTATGAATTTGTggtgatgccatttggtttaaccAATGCTCCTGCCACTTTTCAAAATCTAATGAACACTGTGTTCAGAGATTACTTGAGGAAATTCATCTTGGTTTTTTTTGATGACATATTAATCTACAGCCGAAGCATGGAAGACCATGAATTACATCTTAAAATTGTGATGGCTTTGATGAATGAACATAAGCTATTAGCCAAGAGATCTAAATGTACATTTGGTTGTACAAAAGTTGAGTACTTGGGCCATGTAATATCTGCAGAGGGAGTATCTACTGATGAGGGAAAAATTGAAGCTGTGAAAAATTGGCCTAAACCAAAATCCATCAAACATGTCAGAGGCTTTCTGGGATTAACTGGGTACTACAGGCGATTTGTGTATGGTTATGGGGTCATTGCACGGCCATTGATAGATTTAACTAAAGACACGACTTTCAGATGGACTGAAAAAGCTCAGGAGGCTTTTGAGAAATTGAAGACTGCCATG GAGAGGCACCCCATAGCTTTCATCAGTAGAGCTTTATCACCAAGACATCAGGTTCTTTCAGTTTATGAAAAAGAGTTGTTAGCTATATTGATGGCAGTTAAGAAGTGGTACCATTATTTGCAATGTAAGAAATTTATCATCTTGACTGATCATCAAAGTCTGAAATATCTAATAGAGCAGAAATTAACCACTCCTACTCAACAAGCTTGGATGACTAAGCTTATGCAATTCGACTATGAGATCAGGTACAAAAAAGGCAGTGAGAACACAGCAGCTGATGCCTTATCAAGAGTGCCTGAAGCCATGATATTTGCTCTAACTTCCTTTATGATTCCTCTGGAACTCATTGCAAAAATTAAGGAATCTTGGGAGAGTGATCCACAAATTCAGCTTATACTACAAGAAAAACAACAGGATTCTGCGTCTCATCCTAAATTCAGCTTTGTAAATGGAGAATTGAGAAGGAAGGGCAAGCTAGTGATTGGTAATGACTTACTTTTAAAGGCTCAAATCTTATCCTTGTTCCATGAATCTGCTATGGCTGGTCACTCTGGTGTATTGGGAACCTACAAGAGAATCTCTGCTCTGTGTTATTGGCCAAAGATGAGAAAAGATATCTGA